In the genome of Melitaea cinxia chromosome 4, ilMelCinx1.1, whole genome shotgun sequence, the window GCTAGATAGAATTTAACTTTCGATTTAAATTGATTAGAAATGATGGCTTGAAGTGAGCATTGGGAATCCGAGAGTATAACAGATTTACATAAATGGTGCGACTCTATGTAGGATACTGCTTCAAAAATAGCCAAAAGGTCACCAGTAAAAACAGAAAAATGTGGaggcaatttaaaatttaataccaCATTAAATCTCGATATCCACACTGCTGATCCAATACATCCCTCCTGGGTTAATTTTGAGGCATCTATAAATACCTATAATGTATCCAGTccttacaaatttaatttttatgttttataataatatatataaattataattataagttagCGAGAGAGGAACCTTTTTCTATACCAAGATTTAATACAACTTCGGGGACACTATAGTGATGGCTTCATATGGAATCTTGTATAACGGATTGAGCCTACACTGATAAATAGGACAGGGAAGACTGGTCGATTTAAGGAAAGATTTCAATAAACATGGCAGCTTCTTGTGTCTCCGGTAATTAAAAGAAGAAGTAAGTTCAGATAGGATAAATAATTTTGGAATAAGAGGATGAGGAGAATACTGAAATGCTTTGAAAAGAAAACGGTCAGAAAGGTATTGTCTCCGAAACTGAAGAAGAGGCTCCCCACATTCAGTCTGAAGAGCGTTGATTGGAGAAGATCTCATGGCACCAATAATTATTCGTAGCGACTTTGACTGAAtcctattaaataattttaaactagttttattactgttttgaagtaaaaacgaTCCATAGTCCAAGTGGCTGCAAACCAGGGCGTTGTACACCAGTTTTTGGGTGTTTGGATGTGAACCCCACCAGATACCAGAGAGCGAGATCgcataatattaatgttttttttttacattttttaacctTCGTATTAATGTGAGTTGATCCTGACATTTTCGAATCTAGTACAACACCCAAAAATTTTACACAATCCTTAACCGGGAAAACTTGTCCGTGGAAAGTGAcacacttatatttatataaattaagttgGATAATGTAGTCATGAGGTTGTTCGGTAGACCGGTTTCGCTAAACCGGGAGACTAAGTTAATGACTAGAGAGTAATTTTTCAATGAGATTATCATTTgatgaaatattgtttaattaattgcaAGTTTAAGAAGAAATTctgcaaaaatataaataattgtgtttgctcgcaaacgaaaaaaaaaccgacttcaattacatcgaagagtaatacaacgtagatcgatgaaaaaatagtaatactttgttcatattccatataacgcgacattataaaattgtagaattatgtaatgttctactgttatttctaacattttgttagcgattgtaggcagaaatttcataaaaggcccgtcgtcgattcgcgcgaagcgctgacatcgcttattacggcgggttttttagttgaagcggatttatattgaattacggtttatgtcttttttattaaaaatatgtactgttcatgttttcacacagctccgatgcacgactggagtttaccccttcagatcaactgtctaaataggcacaaaaaggcttactagtctgagaaatatattattactatatcaaattgtaaataaatgaatctaataacgccatctatcagaacctaattgcgttattagaaaacgtctgaacgccatctctaacaaggtcattcgttcagtagattttactgttcaattttttcattccggggtcggcacgtaaaatagccaagtaaatacccagtattagcgataactcaaaaattaaaagcacaaatatatttataacgaataaactgctactctctactctagtggaatattgtaatttgatcgatagtcaacgaagtaatttcattaaattttgatagatggcgttgtggcaaagtattgaacatgaccacagtcgtcttaacatcgtcatgtaaatacgtgtcatcaaagattactcaaaaattgctcattatatctcaatcatatttaaaacggacgacatgacaagtattagcttttgatttttacaaaaaagatcaaaatcagtgcacccagtaaaaagatataacgtataatacaacgtagggtgacgaataattgtgtttgctcgcaaacgaaaaaaaaaccgacttcaattacatcgaagagtaatacaacgtagatcgatgaaaaaatagtaatactttgttcatattccatataacgcgacattataaaattgtagaattatgtaatgttctactgttatttctaacattttgttagcgattgtaggcagaaatttcataaaaggcccgtcgtcgattcgcgcgaagcgctgacatcgcttattacggcgggttttttagttgaagcggatttatattgaattacggtttatgtcttttttattaaaaatatgtactgttcatgttttcacacagctccgatgcacgactggagtttaccccttcagatcaactgtctaaataggcacaaaaaggcttactagtctgagaaatatattattactatatcaaattgtaaataaatgaatctaataacgccatctatcagaacctaattgcgttattagaaaacatctgaacgccatctctaacaaggtcattcgttcagtagattttactgttcaattttttcattccggggtcggcacgtaaaatagccaagtaaatacccagtattagcgataactcaaaaattaaaagcacaaatatatttataacgaataaactgctactctctactctagtggaatattgtaatttgatcgatagtcaacgaagtaatttcattaaattttgatagatggcgttgtggcaaagtattgaacatgaccacagtcgtcttaacatcgtcatgtaaatacgtgtcatcaaagattactcaaaaattgctcattatatctcaatcatatttaaaacggacgacatgacaagtattagcttttgatttttacaaaaaagatcaaaatcagtgcacccagtaaaaagatataacgtataatacaacgtagggtgacgaaaaaaccgtcaagtaaatacgcaatattagatataactcacaaattactaatcaaatctcaattaaatttgaatgggaccacgtgacgaatagtagcttttaatttatataagaaacgtcaaaatcggtgcacccagtaaaaagttatgaggtataatacaacgtaaggtgacgaaaataatgtcaagtaaatacgcgttatcaaagattaatcaaaaagtagttatcagatctcgataaaatttatatgtgaccacatgataaacatcagctttcgattaaagtaaaaattatcaaaatcgatacacccagtaaaaagttattgcgaattttcaagagtttccctcgattcctctgggatcccatcatcagatcctagtttccttatcacggtaccaaactagggatatcccctttccaacaaaaaaagaattatcaaaatcggtacatccagtagaaagttatgcggtataatacaacgtaggtcgacgaaaaaagcgtcaagtaaaaacacattattagatataactcgaaaagtagttgttagatctcaaataaatttaaatgggaccaattggcacacaccacctttcgattaaaacaaaatttgtcgaaatcggtccacacgggcaaaagttctgatgtaacatacataaaaaaaaaaaaaaaaaaaaaaaaaaaaaaaaaaaaaaaatacagtcgaattgagaacctcctccttttttggaagtcggttaaaaaaccgtcaagtaaatacgcaatattagatataactcacaaattactaatcaaatctcaattaaatttgaatgggaccacgtgacgaatagtagcttttaatttatataagaaacgtcaaaatcggtgcacccagtaaaaagttatgaggtataatacaacgtaaggtgacgaaaataatgtcaagtaaatacgcgttatcaaagattaatcaaaaagtagttatcagatctcgataaaatttatatgtgaccacatgataaacatcagctttcgattaaagtaaaaattatcaaaatcgatacacccagtaaaaagttattgcgaattttcaagagtttccctcgattcctctgggatcccatcatcagatcctagtttccttatcacggtaccaaactagggatatcccctttccaacaaaaaaagaattatcaaaatcggtacatccagtagaaagttatgcggtataatacaacgtaggtcgacgaaaaaagcgtcaagtaaaaacacattattagatataactcgaaaagtagttgttagatctcaaataaatttaaatgggaccaattggcacacaccacctttcgattaaaacaaaatttgtcgaaatcggtccacacgggcaaaagttctgatgtaacatacataaaaaaaaaaaaaaaaaaaaaaaaaaaaaaaaaaaatacagtcgaattgagaacctcctccttttttggaagtcggttaaaaaataggtaTATTTCGCTAAGTTGTAGTTTTCAAAAACTTTCACAAACAGGATTTATTTATGGAAAAtcaaaatatagttatttaatcattttatttacagtTACAATGGTTTTAGATAATATctaattatacttaattttgtaaaaacctatatacaataaaatcacagaggcttataaataaaattaagcacTAAAATATATAGAGAcacacacgcaaaataggcgcacaaagacgtcgagttgcggaaaatggCCCGtgttaacatacatacatatcgaGACATGATatccaaaataacaaaaaactagGTTCAGAATAATAACACCATTCACCTCTTTGAATTTTAGGATTTTACATTATGTTGTAGGTGGTCAAAAACACTATAATAAgcaaataataaagtattatttgaaaataagtgTTTGATAAGAAGAAATACTTGGAACACATTCAACTTTACAAAGCAGTTTTATACATGGTAAATAATCAAGTTTCCATTGTTCTTATCAAAAATTTGACAAACGATAATATTTAAGATAGTTCATAAATCATGATacattaatttaagttttacttaaaatgtaaGAGTATCAAAATAtgccataatattttttaattgcatattttgaaataacaatCTGCTATGTTTTGGAAAATAAACTTAACAATTTCGATCAGATACTGAGTTACTCTAAGTTAATTCTTTacattatgaaattaaatagaatatatttttaacattggtAAAGTACTTATATGATATATTGTGgaaactatgttttttttttatgccagTAGTTTTAATTTGAGCTTTAGAGCCTGTTACACCTCAACTAATAACTTTTGCATTCACAGGTTGCAATAAAATATCTGACAGAAAAAGTGGTATTTGATGGAGAAACATAAATGTGAAAATAGATCTCAAACTTTTTTGTTGGATACAGATTAACAATAGATAGCATTATCAGCAACCGGTGTAAAAGGCCTTCAGTTTCATTTCTGAAATTCTTTTCAACTTTAGAAacaaaaaacgatttttttaatattattgaaactGAAATAttctcaattattttattttagcttttGCAATAAACAATGTTGAATAATTAGTACATGTGAAAACACgcttttgttacatttttattataatttaaataactattttaccTATAAGCAAGTTGAAACAgttaacatttttatagaaTCTCTAAATCACAGTGGCGAATTTGTGGAAACTttttctgcaaaaaaaaaaaaaatagaaaacagaTCATAAAGATTatatcacaattattattgtatctATCACAAGAGATAATTGTGGCACTTACCCTCAATTTCAATTCTATTCTGTCAATTTCCCCACCTAACATGTCAACAATATTTTCTCCGTGTTTTAATAGAAATGCCTCTACGTCATCTATGCTCTCTACTTTTTTCATATCCTGCGAAATAATTATGCTCGGttactattaaatttaatttaatataaaattaaaataaataaagaaataaaaggaACACatgcataaaaatttaaaaagcatTTCTTGTGTGGTTAACCCCtttaatttgtatatgtatattatttttatgttgggTTAGTGAAATAATTACATTGCACTTCGAAACACCTTGTAActgatgaataaaataaatcttcatACTACAAGTTATGTAATAACACTTTTCGGGCTACAACACTAGAGAGActcattatttgatattttaataggtACTTACATCTAACAATAGGTTTAAGTCATGTTTTTCTAGGTATGATCTAGTTAAAGCTCTACCATCGAAATCAACCTcagcctgaaaaaaaaaatacacttgagGGCCATTTCAACTTAACAAAAGGTTATTTATAGCTTGAAAAACTAATATTCCTTAATTCATACCTTATATCGTATAAGATTACTTCCTATGTCTATACCCTTTACATCATGTATTGCTCGTATCATAAAATCTCTTTCTAACACACTATTAATTTCATCTAATTGTTCTTGTGGAATAGATCTGCAACAATATACCAAATAAGTAAACTTAAAAAGAGCTACAAGTGTTTTAGTCAGGGTCATTGGCCCCACAACTTGGTTATATGTTTTaagttcattcattcattcattggccttagtctattgtagacgatttagagagtgtcagacagacactgtgtcgcctaggacactcttcaggaaaacgcagagctgcctaagctctgcgccaccctctatACCTCACAGcttaggcccacaggaacgacgagtctatacgtgtggagccagtcataagctagcttcacactataaataaagacattctgtagtatatttagtatcagcattgcgcccgtgcgaagccggggcgggtcgctagtaccttttaaaataacattcatttacccgttttttctttacatttcatatctatagAAAAATcttatagatggcgctgctttaaaattgtcttgtctacttatattcatttaattatgtttatcggcttagttacttatattacgTGATTtgtatagtgtgaagctagcttatatagcatggttattaacatactaaaaacaacattcaaatatgcgtcgttagattacacgttgttacagaatgcgttgaggaaattaaggttcactgctcgtctccggtaggtgatagcatgataatatgtagcctatatgttgacccgacttcttaataatatttgtgccaaatttgaagtaaatccatgcgatactttttgagtttatccaggacatacatacagacaaacagacaaaaattctaaaaaatatatttttggcttcggtatcgattgtagatcacaccccaagtattcttttaaaaaaaatattcaatgtataaaagttttgactttcctaccattttattatatgtatagatagatatattagGCTTCTATGCTTCTgctttttatctttaaaaaaattgtaaaattacctTCCAATTAGAGCACCAACATTACTAAGTATGATAAAGGAAGCCACTCCTCCAAGCAGTGTCCCAACTAAAATACAACCAATTGCATCTGGCAATGGGCTTCCCGTATATTGTGATATCGCCATGCAACTACCAGCTACGACAACCCCTGCAACTGCTGCTGTATCCTCAAACAAAACTACATTTACCGATGGATCCGAGCTGCGCATaactgtaatttaaaaaaagaactgtATGTACATTAAATtgataaagtttttatattacatacatttaataaacaatataaatgaaAGTTATCAGAAGTATATACTTAACTTATTAGtaaattagtatagattttaatgGTTTATTGTAAAAATCATCTTACCATACTCATACAAAGACATGTTTGCTTCTTTTGCGCCTTTCCTAATGGCATTTAAGGCTACCATCAAAGTAGCCCCTTCAGAAACAACAGCTCCTCCAAGAACAAAATAAGCCTAAAAATTAGAAGTTTTTAACATTCTTtgcttaaaatgtaattaagcaACCTAGACTTGTGGCTGCACATTCTAGGAgggaattataataaaatattagggGATAACCCTCACCCAGTAGTAATCATGAAGAGGCTGGGGATCTAGGATTCCAGTGACTCCGTGGTAGAAAGACAAGCCACAGCCTACACAAAATATGCCAACACCGGATATCAGTGATGACACATACCTCATGTTTGTGTAGCCATATGGATGGTCAGGATCTGCAATCTGTATGTTCAAAAATTAAAGTTAGGAGTGTCAATCAGTACAAATAGTATAGGCTTTTTGATATAAGACTTCGGTCAACaacgtgaataaaataaaaacaagaaatgtagtccattaaaattagaaaaaaataaaatattcaatacgtACTTGTACAGACTTGTGTATGCCATATGCTAAAATAAGTTGGTTTACAGTATCAGCAAGGGAATGTATGCATTCAGAAAATAAACTGTGTGATCCAGTGTATAACCACGCACAAAGCTTAAAAAGAAAGTTGCACCCATTTCTGAAAGTGAGAAATTtactttaagattttattttaattttactttaactaatgctgtgtggttagtAGTGGattgcgaaaggctgctgtgattacTTTAACTATTAAGAAAATCActgaagaatataaaatattacatgcattttataaaaattatttaagatagaaatattaaataaatattaataagggCACAGcctaaaaaaaactatttcacaATCACAATTGATCAATTGACATGCCTAGACTAGACAAGCCCGATAGAGTGTAAGTGTGGGAGGCAGCCCTGGTAGTAAGTAGGCACTTTAGTTcaaattactataatataaacaatatacattttttatatagattttacaaattatagtgTAGTGTCTGtttctgttattttattattttagttttttaataaaatattttatcattgtgtttgccttaaaaaatagaataaactagctgtgcccgcgacttcgtctgcgtagaatttgacaaaaaagttattgttaaatttgcagttctagaaaaaataaatttctaaaaaaaagtagcctaagttactcattatATCAGcaggtccagccatttcagagattaggcggaacaaacagacaggcagacagacaaaaattgtaaaaaatgttattttggtatatgtaccgtgtatatatccatatgcatttagtacaaagcggttatcttaatattacaaacagagactccaattttatttatttgtatagattaggtaaataaaaatgtctttattcTTTAAGTTTTGTACCattgtatgttttattatgtgatataattattataatctcgCACTTCTTTATTGATGTACTAATTTTAcaaagctaaaaaaaatatattgtgtaaATTATTGTGTTATACAAAGGTCTGATTCAAAAATTCTATGAATGTTTAaggttttattaataagtaaaggtggtatttaacaaaaaaaaaatgctcatTTTGTACTAAGAACAGATCCCAGTTCCAATCAAAAATACTGATTGTACCGCAAAATagttaaatcaaaaattttataatttttgcaacAATTTGTGTTAATTGCTAGCGCACAGTAAACTAACATCATTTTTTATAGAACAATGGTTCTATTTTTTGTCACATACTACAATTTATCTAAGTGGAACagcattttatttgaaaaaaataatcttaattttaattatttattacacctTGAATCAACTATTAATTGGTAATGgtggtttttaataaaaaccaataaaaactttttaatcaaTTGAATCATCAAAGTATACCACTTGctgtgaaataatatatttgatttaaaaatggctttattgatttacatatactggTGGGTGATAAGTTTATTgatatgcaaataaaaatatctcaaaataaATCTCACATTCCAACAGCGGTAAGTACAACTCTCCCAGACACTGTTTTTAAGCCCATTTCCTCGACACCATGCTTTAACCTTTTGTGACCCATTTCTCTTCTATAATTCCTAAGTCTTCTTTTAACGGTAAACACatctacaaaatttaatttaaattatactatcATCAAATTAAATACAGTACACATGTGTTATTAGAATCTCTGAAATACCTTGCTCATATCTCCTTCTATCTAATTCTCTTCTTAATAATTCTTTATCAAGAGCTTCTTTCGAACCCCAAATCTAAAGAAAGTCCTTCAATTACATTCTATAAACATAAAGTGTATaaggaataattttttttttaatatttaaaactttattaataaagtaaaatttatatgtattgtatacTTATAATCTAAATTCACCTCAATAGCTTTAGCTTCGACATCTTTTCTATAATAAACAGTTATAGGTGGTTCGGATTCATACGGAGATCTCCTTAAAACTTTAGGCAACATTTCCAAGTCCGACTGCTTCAACAAGTATTCTGTCATAGCTCTCATGGGTGTTATAAAGTTCCTCTCTGTGTATGACGCCGAAAAATCTATTAATAGCCTCTTTTTctctgaaaatttaaatttgtgtgAAAAAGAATTGCAAAATCagtaaattaaacttttatgaGAAATATATCCATACTTGGAGGGGCAATCACTTGATTAACATTTTCCTCAATTCCCTTCGGTTTAGCTTTTTCAATAGTTACTTTAGTAACAACATTGTCCGCGTCTGTTTCAGTCTTAACTATTATATCACCTAAAGATTTCTCTTTAAgtgtattatgtttatcttttaCTATTTCATTCAATTTATCTGGGACACCTTTAGAGTCCACTTcacttttatcataaaaaattgcagaagaataaatgtttttgtttatttttttatttctatgaatTGCGAAAATACTTTCACGGTGTATAATGCGGTAAGATGCAAAACATAATGTATGGTAAGATTTCAGCGGAGTATATTGACGACCAAATTTTGCACAAAACTTCGAGGCAACTGAATGtagtaaaatcattttaatatcaaatat includes:
- the LOC123670145 gene encoding zinc transporter 9, which produces MILLHSVASKFCAKFGRQYTPLKSYHTLCFASYRIIHRESIFAIHRNKKINKNIYSSAIFYDKSEVDSKGVPDKLNEIVKDKHNTLKEKSLGDIIVKTETDADNVVTKVTIEKAKPKGIEENVNQVIAPPKKKRLLIDFSASYTERNFITPMRAMTEYLLKQSDLEMLPKVLRRSPYESEPPITVYYRKDVEAKAIEIWGSKEALDKELLRRELDRRRYEQDVFTVKRRLRNYRREMGHKRLKHGVEEMGLKTVSGRVVLTAVGINGCNFLFKLCAWLYTGSHSLFSECIHSLADTVNQLILAYGIHKSVQIADPDHPYGYTNMRYVSSLISGVGIFCVGCGLSFYHGVTGILDPQPLHDYYWAYFVLGGAVVSEGATLMVALNAIRKGAKEANMSLYEYVMRSSDPSVNVVLFEDTAAVAGVVVAGSCMAISQYTGSPLPDAIGCILVGTLLGGVASFIILSNVGALIGRSIPQEQLDEINSVLERDFMIRAIHDVKGIDIGSNLIRYKAEVDFDGRALTRSYLEKHDLNLLLDDMKKVESIDDVEAFLLKHGENIVDMLGGEIDRIELKLRKKFPQIRHCDLEIL